A single Pseudomonas sp. DC1.2 DNA region contains:
- a CDS encoding response regulator has product MNTDLRILIIDDQRPNLDLMEQLLVREGLTNVLSSTQPLRTLDLFNSFEPDLVILDLHMPEFDGFAVLEQLNRRIPDSEYLPILVLTADATRDTRLRALALGAKDFISKPLDALETMLRVWNLLETRALYKTLRTLVPPDQIDLLRHPGPR; this is encoded by the coding sequence GTGAACACTGACCTGCGCATTTTGATCATCGACGACCAACGCCCCAATCTCGACCTGATGGAGCAACTGTTGGTCCGTGAGGGGCTGACCAACGTCCTGAGTAGCACTCAACCCTTGCGCACCCTGGACTTGTTCAACAGCTTCGAACCTGACCTGGTGATTCTTGACCTGCACATGCCGGAGTTCGACGGCTTTGCGGTGCTCGAACAACTGAACCGGCGCATCCCGGACAGCGAATACCTGCCGATCCTCGTCCTCACCGCTGACGCCACCCGCGACACCCGCTTGCGTGCGCTGGCGCTGGGCGCGAAAGACTTCATCAGCAAACCACTGGACGCCCTGGAAACGATGCTGCGGGTCTGGAACCTGCTGGAAACCCGAGCCCTTTACAAAACCTTGAGAACGCTGGTGCCGCCAGACCAAATCGACCTGCTACGCCACCCTGGGCCGAGGTGA
- a CDS encoding sensor histidine kinase — translation MQNPPLDPGNALAIRTQYRQLQSRAARLRLLVDTGQELTQLAPVEMRERVLARACAFLAMDHALLLEWDADGRIRTTASQGDHERLLSLDRQTDSTLRAAYWQERPGAVLPNVLRVPLRGGDGNAFGALILANSVSIRAPDNEDIESLQLLATLLAAHLENDRLLTTLKARDRSLSDLVKRLFRAQEDERKRVAYDLHDGLAQTLAGLHQRLQGFAGRCPNLPGTLDEDLQAILKLAQHCVGEGRQLIGGLRPTVLDDFGLLKAVDKEADRLREAGIRVYWHARCEARLPSQVEIALFRIAQEGINNILKHAHASQVDLALELHAGHASLRVEDDGQGFAIEQPLDNRDIRHMGLAVMQERANLLGGRLTCISRAQSGTQLNITVPCDLEGATQ, via the coding sequence ATGCAAAACCCTCCCCTCGACCCAGGGAATGCCTTGGCCATTCGCACCCAGTACCGGCAATTGCAAAGCCGCGCGGCGCGACTGCGGCTATTGGTGGACACCGGCCAAGAGTTGACCCAACTGGCACCCGTCGAGATGCGCGAGCGAGTGCTGGCAAGGGCCTGTGCTTTTTTGGCGATGGACCACGCGCTCCTGCTGGAATGGGACGCCGATGGGCGGATCAGAACCACTGCCAGCCAAGGTGATCATGAGCGGCTGCTAAGCCTCGATCGCCAGACCGACAGCACGCTGCGCGCAGCGTATTGGCAGGAGCGACCGGGAGCGGTTCTGCCTAATGTGTTGCGGGTGCCTTTGCGCGGTGGCGACGGCAATGCCTTTGGCGCCCTGATTCTGGCCAACAGCGTGAGCATCCGCGCCCCTGACAACGAAGACATCGAATCGCTGCAACTGCTCGCCACCCTGCTGGCGGCGCACCTTGAAAACGACCGACTGCTGACCACCCTAAAGGCTCGGGACCGCAGCCTGTCCGACCTGGTCAAGCGCTTGTTCCGGGCACAGGAAGACGAGCGCAAACGCGTAGCCTATGACCTGCATGACGGGCTGGCCCAAACCCTCGCCGGGTTGCACCAACGCCTGCAAGGGTTTGCCGGGCGCTGCCCGAACTTGCCAGGCACGCTGGACGAAGACTTGCAGGCCATTCTGAAGCTGGCCCAGCATTGCGTGGGGGAAGGCCGGCAACTGATCGGCGGTCTGCGCCCGACCGTGCTCGATGATTTTGGTTTGCTCAAAGCCGTCGACAAAGAGGCTGATCGCCTGCGTGAAGCCGGAATTCGCGTGTACTGGCATGCACGATGCGAAGCGCGCTTGCCCAGTCAGGTGGAAATCGCGCTGTTCAGGATTGCCCAGGAAGGCATCAACAACATCCTTAAACATGCCCACGCCAGTCAAGTCGACCTGGCGCTGGAGCTGCACGCCGGTCACGCCTCGCTGCGCGTAGAAGATGACGGCCAAGGGTTTGCCATCGAACAACCGCTCGACAACCGCGACATCCGGCACATGGGATTGGCGGTCATGCAAGAACGCGCCAACCTGCTGGGCGGTCGCCTGACGTGCATCAGCCGCGCGCAATCGGGCACTCAACTGAACATTACCGTGCCCTGTGATCTGGAAGGAGCCACTCAATGA
- a CDS encoding ATP-binding protein: MSFFYARRWADLPLRGKALVVISLPLVILLLSLVLIYITERQTAQAEEDVRRVLLVQGDIQTVHTLLAESAASMRGYLLTRREDFLPGYLNAKPLIASALGRLDRNVRDKRVRAQLDAITPLIDSKVEGLEDMFNDRNPTPAAITTILINNKHILDELRERIGTMRTLEDTLLAERTAAAAETRQRLLFSTLLAALCGLFGAVVAVLFLSKGIVARVQQVQGNAQRLALGQPLLPQPPENDEIGQLGTRLVEAGRLLAERERALRDNEERLRLIIDGVKDYGIFALDTQGFVTSWNAGAERIKGYTEQEIIGQHFSVFYPPQDCPQHPERALREATRDGHYMEEAWRSRRDGSRFWASVVITAQYDSSGALRGFSKITRDITDRRAAEIALRTAREEAERASRAKSEFLSRMSHELRTPLNAILGFAQLLDMDSQPGQKAQIGHILRAGQHLLTLINEVLDIAKIEAGRLPLNIESVPLAIALQEALTLVSPMAADAAIHLAPLPTLAADCGVVADRQRLTQVLLNLLSNAIKYNRPHGHVRIELTQERQRIAVSVIDTGKGIAADRVDQLFKPFERLETDPNIEGSGLGLALSKNLLEMMNGRLTVQSQLGEGSRFTFELPFAHLPSEAPKNVGNTTPLATPPPREYKGKVLCIEDNLSSLALIETLLHRRPGIQLLSSMQGQMGLDLAARHAPQLILLDVSLPDIDGVTVLQRLRQSPITRTTPVLMITADASELTRLAVCEAGATAVLSKPIHIPAFLAHLDQYLPEPA; encoded by the coding sequence ATGAGCTTTTTTTACGCACGACGCTGGGCCGATCTGCCTTTGCGCGGCAAGGCGCTGGTGGTTATTTCCCTACCGTTGGTGATCCTGCTGCTGTCCCTGGTGCTGATCTACATCACCGAGCGCCAGACGGCACAAGCCGAAGAGGATGTGCGCCGGGTGCTGTTGGTACAGGGCGACATCCAGACCGTACACACCCTGCTCGCCGAGTCGGCCGCCAGCATGCGTGGCTATCTGTTAACGCGCAGGGAGGATTTCCTGCCGGGTTACCTGAACGCCAAACCGTTGATCGCATCCGCCCTGGGAAGGCTGGACCGTAACGTGCGGGACAAACGCGTGCGTGCGCAGTTGGACGCCATCACGCCGTTGATCGACAGCAAAGTCGAAGGGCTGGAGGACATGTTCAATGATCGCAACCCAACACCGGCAGCGATCACCACGATCCTGATCAACAACAAACACATCCTCGACGAGCTGCGCGAACGCATCGGCACCATGCGCACCCTCGAAGATACGCTCTTGGCCGAGCGCACGGCCGCCGCCGCCGAAACCCGTCAGCGGTTGTTGTTCTCGACGTTACTGGCCGCCCTCTGCGGGCTGTTCGGGGCGGTGGTTGCCGTGCTGTTTTTGTCCAAGGGCATCGTCGCCAGGGTGCAGCAGGTGCAAGGCAACGCACAACGCCTGGCCCTCGGTCAGCCGCTATTGCCGCAACCGCCGGAGAACGACGAGATCGGTCAGCTCGGCACCCGCCTGGTGGAAGCCGGACGGTTGCTGGCCGAGCGCGAGCGGGCCTTGCGCGACAATGAAGAGCGCTTGCGGCTGATCATCGACGGCGTAAAGGACTACGGAATCTTCGCCCTCGACACCCAAGGCTTTGTCACCAGTTGGAACGCCGGTGCCGAGCGGATCAAGGGCTATACCGAGCAAGAAATCATCGGCCAACATTTCTCGGTGTTTTATCCGCCGCAAGACTGCCCGCAACACCCCGAGCGGGCATTACGCGAAGCCACTCGCGACGGTCACTACATGGAAGAGGCCTGGCGCAGCCGCCGGGACGGCAGCCGATTTTGGGCGAGCGTGGTGATCACCGCGCAATACGACAGCAGCGGCGCCTTGCGCGGATTTTCCAAAATCACCCGCGATATCACCGACCGCCGCGCGGCCGAGATTGCCCTGCGCACCGCCCGTGAAGAGGCGGAGCGCGCCAGCCGAGCCAAAAGCGAGTTCCTGTCGCGCATGAGCCACGAACTGCGCACACCGCTGAATGCCATTCTGGGCTTTGCGCAACTGCTCGACATGGACTCGCAGCCAGGGCAAAAGGCGCAGATCGGTCACATTTTGCGCGCCGGCCAACACCTGTTGACCCTGATCAACGAAGTGCTGGACATCGCCAAAATCGAAGCCGGGCGCCTGCCGCTGAATATCGAGTCAGTGCCCTTGGCCATCGCCCTGCAAGAAGCCTTGACGCTGGTCTCGCCGATGGCGGCCGACGCAGCTATCCACCTCGCCCCACTGCCGACACTGGCGGCCGACTGTGGGGTGGTCGCCGACCGCCAACGCCTGACGCAGGTGCTGCTGAACCTGCTGTCCAACGCCATCAAATACAACCGGCCACACGGCCACGTGAGGATCGAACTCACGCAGGAACGGCAACGTATTGCCGTGTCGGTCATCGATACCGGAAAAGGCATCGCAGCCGATCGGGTGGATCAGTTGTTCAAGCCGTTCGAACGTTTGGAGACCGACCCGAATATAGAGGGCAGCGGCCTGGGACTGGCGCTGAGCAAGAACCTGCTGGAAATGATGAATGGCCGTTTGACCGTGCAAAGTCAACTCGGCGAAGGCTCACGTTTCACTTTCGAATTACCCTTTGCACACTTGCCCTCCGAGGCGCCAAAAAACGTGGGTAACACCACGCCTCTGGCAACCCCGCCCCCCCGTGAATACAAGGGTAAAGTGCTGTGCATCGAGGACAACCTCTCAAGCCTGGCGCTGATCGAAACCCTGCTGCACCGCCGACCCGGCATCCAGTTGCTCTCAAGCATGCAAGGGCAAATGGGCCTGGACCTGGCTGCCCGCCATGCACCGCAACTGATTCTGCTGGATGTCTCGCTTCCGGACATTGACGGGGTCACCGTTTTGCAGCGCCTGCGTCAGTCTCCGATCACCCGGACCACGCCCGTGCTGATGATCACCGCCGACGCCAGCGAACTCACCCGTCTGGCCGTTTGCGAAGCGGGCGCGACAGCGGTGCTGAGCAAACCGATTCACATCCCTGCGTTCCTTGCCCACCTTGACCAGTACCTTCCGGAGCCCGCGTGA
- a CDS encoding response regulator transcription factor — MTNVLRLVLADDHEVTRTGFVALLAGHPQFEVVGQAKDGQQALELCERLLPDIVILDIRMPVLNGLGAARLLQQRLPALKVVIFTMDDSPDHLEAAMNAGAVGYLLKDASRDEVIDALQRVASGKEALNSSVSARLLRRMTDRNASGAAHAENLTARECQVLALVANGMSNREIGEALGITAGTAKAHVERVIGKLGAADRTQAAVRGIALGLVTPP, encoded by the coding sequence ATGACAAACGTCCTGCGTCTGGTGTTGGCAGACGACCATGAAGTGACGCGCACCGGTTTCGTCGCCCTGCTGGCGGGACATCCGCAATTCGAAGTCGTCGGCCAAGCCAAGGATGGCCAGCAAGCGCTGGAGCTGTGCGAACGCCTGCTGCCCGACATCGTCATCCTCGATATCCGCATGCCGGTGCTTAACGGCCTGGGCGCGGCACGCCTTCTCCAGCAACGCCTACCGGCCCTGAAAGTGGTGATCTTCACCATGGACGACAGCCCCGACCACCTCGAAGCCGCGATGAATGCCGGCGCCGTGGGCTACCTGCTCAAAGACGCCAGCCGCGATGAAGTGATCGATGCCCTGCAACGTGTCGCCAGTGGTAAGGAGGCACTCAACAGTTCAGTCAGCGCACGCCTGTTGCGACGCATGACCGACCGCAATGCCAGCGGCGCGGCGCATGCCGAAAACCTGACGGCCCGTGAATGCCAGGTACTGGCGCTGGTAGCCAATGGTATGAGCAACCGCGAAATCGGTGAGGCTCTGGGCATTACCGCAGGCACCGCCAAGGCGCATGTCGAACGGGTCATCGGTAAGCTCGGTGCCGCCGACCGAACTCAGGCCGCAGTGCGGGGCATTGCGCTGGGCCTGGTGACACCGCCATGA
- a CDS encoding response regulator has protein sequence MRILLVEDDSMIGEAIQDALKDASYATDWVKNGLTALAALGTQHYDLVLLDLGLPGKDGLDVLDSIRASNNPVPLLIITARDSLDDRLRGLDGGADDYLLKPFEMAELLARMRAVLRRKGGSALSLLENGVVSLDLVSKEATTAEHPGVRLSSREFALLQALLIRPGAILSRSDLEDRLYGWGNEVESNAVEFLIHALRRKLGSHVIKNVRGVGWMVSKNA, from the coding sequence ATGCGGATATTGCTGGTCGAAGACGACTCGATGATTGGCGAGGCGATCCAGGACGCGCTGAAGGATGCGAGCTACGCCACCGACTGGGTAAAGAACGGCCTCACAGCGCTTGCCGCGCTCGGCACGCAACACTATGACCTGGTGCTGCTGGACCTTGGCTTGCCCGGCAAGGACGGGCTGGACGTACTCGACAGCATTCGCGCCAGCAACAACCCCGTACCGTTGCTGATCATTACCGCCCGAGACAGCCTCGACGACCGCTTGCGCGGTCTCGACGGCGGCGCCGACGATTACCTGCTCAAACCTTTCGAAATGGCCGAACTGCTGGCTCGCATGCGCGCCGTGCTAAGGCGTAAAGGTGGCAGCGCCCTGTCATTGCTCGAAAACGGCGTGGTATCGCTGGACCTGGTCTCAAAGGAGGCCACTACCGCCGAACACCCTGGCGTGCGACTCTCCAGCCGCGAATTCGCCCTGCTCCAGGCACTGCTAATCCGTCCAGGCGCGATTCTCTCGCGCAGCGATCTCGAAGACCGCCTCTATGGCTGGGGCAATGAAGTGGAAAGCAATGCGGTGGAGTTTCTGATTCACGCCCTGCGGCGCAAACTCGGAAGTCATGTCATCAAGAACGTCAGGGGTGTGGGATGGATGGTGTCAAAAAACGCTTGA
- a CDS encoding ATP-binding protein has protein sequence MDGVKKRLSDSVQRRLSVTLSLAILIVAVVAGIFAFVSAFDEAHEMQDATLRQVAMLLDRQQMTLSYPESAGLNNDDEESRVIVQYLADGSKAVGNDDAAIPLPFPTTLTDGLLTLTVAGEDFRVLVKTTANGKRIVIAQETGARDKEARESAWRSLLPFLILFPVLLLVVGDLVRKLFRPIATLSAEIDQRAEQALHPIDENHLPAEVRPFVVAINRLLTRVGQSMDTQRRFVADAAHELRSPLTALSLQAERLAAADMSPPARERLVQLRQGIERSRKLIDQLLSLARAQSVSSQPAAVVSVHAVYRHVLEDLLPLAEIKHIDIGVEGDQDAHVLMAEMDLITVVRNLVDNAVRYTPEGGRIDLSVSHENGRVLLQVKDSGPGITPPEQQRVFDPFYRSLGTDETGSGLGLSIVKAIADRTGAQIELSFTDEQQKVGLCVSVWINVAGVKTPTS, from the coding sequence ATGGATGGTGTCAAAAAACGCTTGAGTGACTCGGTGCAACGGCGATTGTCCGTCACGCTGTCGCTGGCCATCCTGATCGTGGCGGTCGTGGCCGGTATTTTTGCCTTCGTCTCGGCGTTCGACGAAGCTCACGAAATGCAGGACGCCACGTTGCGTCAAGTGGCCATGCTGTTGGACCGGCAACAAATGACCCTCAGCTACCCCGAAAGCGCCGGGCTCAATAATGACGACGAAGAGTCCCGCGTTATCGTTCAATACCTGGCCGACGGCAGCAAAGCCGTCGGCAACGATGATGCCGCGATACCGCTGCCCTTCCCCACCACCCTGACTGACGGCTTGTTGACCTTGACGGTCGCGGGCGAGGACTTCCGGGTGCTGGTCAAAACCACCGCCAATGGCAAACGCATCGTCATCGCCCAGGAAACCGGTGCGCGTGACAAGGAAGCCCGCGAGAGCGCATGGCGCAGCCTGCTGCCGTTTCTGATTTTGTTTCCGGTGCTGCTGCTGGTCGTCGGCGATCTGGTGCGCAAGCTGTTTCGCCCGATCGCAACCCTCTCAGCTGAAATCGACCAGCGCGCCGAGCAAGCGTTGCACCCCATCGATGAGAACCATCTGCCCGCCGAAGTCCGTCCCTTCGTCGTGGCGATCAACCGATTACTCACTCGCGTGGGGCAATCCATGGACACCCAGCGGCGCTTCGTTGCCGATGCGGCCCACGAACTTCGCTCGCCACTGACCGCCCTGTCGCTGCAAGCCGAACGATTGGCCGCCGCCGACATGTCGCCGCCCGCCCGAGAGCGCTTGGTGCAACTGCGCCAAGGCATCGAACGCAGTCGCAAACTGATCGATCAACTGCTCAGCCTGGCCAGGGCACAATCGGTGTCAAGCCAGCCGGCAGCCGTCGTGTCGGTACACGCGGTGTATCGCCACGTGCTGGAGGATTTGCTGCCTCTGGCCGAGATCAAACACATCGACATCGGCGTCGAAGGCGATCAGGACGCCCACGTACTGATGGCTGAAATGGACTTGATCACGGTGGTCAGAAATCTGGTCGACAATGCGGTCCGATACACCCCCGAAGGGGGGCGGATTGACCTCTCGGTCAGCCACGAAAACGGTAGGGTTCTGTTGCAGGTCAAGGACTCGGGACCGGGCATTACACCACCCGAACAGCAGCGGGTATTCGACCCGTTCTATCGCAGTCTGGGCACCGATGAAACCGGGTCCGGGCTGGGACTCTCCATCGTCAAGGCGATAGCCGACCGTACTGGAGCCCAGATTGAATTGAGCTTCACCGATGAGCAGCAAAAAGTTGGGTTGTGTGTGTCGGTCTGGATTAACGTTGCCGGCGTAAAAACGCCAACCTCATGA